Proteins from one Bacteroides zhangwenhongii genomic window:
- a CDS encoding HepT-like ribonuclease domain-containing protein produces MQFISNADILDMLLFVEERINTTIERCSSVISVNDFLASPDKMDIFDATCMRLQTIGETIKNIDNLTNHKLLINYAGTPWRSIIGLRNIISHEYLSIDPEEIFKIVKVHLPKLLLAIQLIRNDIAANI; encoded by the coding sequence ATGCAATTTATATCTAATGCCGACATATTGGATATGCTTCTTTTTGTTGAAGAACGTATTAATACAACTATAGAAAGATGTAGTAGCGTTATCTCTGTGAATGACTTCTTGGCTTCTCCTGATAAGATGGATATTTTTGATGCGACTTGTATGCGTTTGCAGACCATAGGTGAAACTATTAAGAACATAGATAATCTGACTAATCATAAACTATTAATAAATTATGCCGGTACTCCGTGGAGGAGTATAATTGGATTACGTAATATTATTTCTCATGAATACTTATCTATTGACCCCGAAGAGATTTTTAAAATAGTAAAAGTACATTTACCTAAACTGCTTCTTGCGATTCAGCTGATTAGAAATGATATTGCCGCTAATATATAA
- the rd gene encoding rubredoxin — MKKYICTVCEYIYDPEQGDPESGIEPGTAFEDIPEDWTCPLCGVGKEDFEPYEG; from the coding sequence ATGAAGAAGTACATTTGCACGGTCTGTGAATATATTTACGACCCTGAACAAGGAGATCCGGAAAGCGGAATTGAACCGGGAACTGCATTTGAAGACATTCCGGAAGATTGGACGTGTCCTCTGTGCGGAGTTGGAAAGGAAGATTTCGAACCGTACGAAGGTTAA
- a CDS encoding calcium-translocating P-type ATPase, PMCA-type, protein MSTNKDDIYHIGLTDNEVLQSREKNGANLLTPPKRPSLWKLYLEKFEDPVVRVLLVAAAFSLIISIIENEYAETIGIIAAILLATGIGFFFEYDANKKFDLLNAVNEETLVKVIRNGRVQEIPRKDIVVGDIVILETGEEIPADGELLEAISLQVNESNLTGEPVINKTTIKADFDEEATYASNLVMRGTTVVDGHGTMRVLHVGDATEIGKVARQSTEENLEPTPLNIQLTKLANLIGKIGFTVAGLAFLIFFVKDVLLYFDFGALNGWHEWLPVFERTLKYFMMAVTLIVVAVPEGLPMSVTLSLALNMRRMLATNNLVRKMHACETMGAITVICTDKTGTLTQNLMQVHEPNFYGLKNGSELSDDDISKLITEGISANSTAFLEETDTGEKPKGVGNPTEVALLLWLNSQGRNYLKLRENAQILDQLTFSTERKFMATLVESALLGKKILYIKGAPEIVLGKCRKVMLDGQQVDATEYRSTVEAQLLNYQNMAMRTLGFAFKIVEENEPDDCTALVSANDLNFLGIVAISDPIRPDVPAAVAKCQSAGIGIKIVTGDTPGTATEIARQIGLWNPETDTERNRITGVAFSELSDEEALDRVMDLKIMSRARPTDKQRLVQLLQQKGAVVAVTGDGTNDAPALNHAQVGLSMGTGTSVAKEASDITLLDDSFNSIGTAVMWGRSLYKNIQRFIVFQLTINFVALLIVLLGSVIGTELPLTVTQMLWVNLIMDTFAALALASIPPSETVMLEKPRRSTDFIISKAMRSNIIGVGSVFLIILLGMIYYFDHSTQGMDIHNLTVFFTFFVMLQFWNLFNARVFGTTDSAFKGLSKSYGMELIVLAILVGQFLIVQFGGAVFRTEPLDWQTWLLIIGVSSMVLWVGELIRLVQRMIHKKERNEK, encoded by the coding sequence ATGAGTACAAATAAAGATGATATCTATCACATAGGACTTACTGATAATGAAGTCCTACAAAGTAGGGAAAAGAACGGTGCCAACCTACTAACACCTCCCAAGCGTCCCTCTCTGTGGAAGCTGTATTTAGAGAAATTCGAAGACCCTGTTGTACGTGTACTGTTGGTAGCGGCGGCATTCTCGTTAATCATTTCTATCATCGAGAATGAATATGCCGAAACTATCGGAATTATAGCCGCTATCTTGCTGGCCACCGGAATTGGTTTCTTCTTCGAATATGATGCGAACAAGAAATTCGACTTACTGAATGCGGTCAATGAAGAGACTTTAGTTAAAGTCATCCGGAACGGCCGTGTACAGGAAATCCCACGCAAAGATATAGTAGTAGGTGATATCGTTATTCTGGAAACAGGCGAAGAGATTCCTGCGGACGGAGAGCTGCTCGAAGCCATTTCTTTACAAGTAAATGAATCGAACCTGACGGGGGAACCTGTTATCAACAAAACAACCATAAAAGCGGACTTCGATGAAGAAGCGACGTACGCTTCCAATCTGGTAATGCGAGGCACTACCGTAGTCGACGGTCACGGCACGATGCGCGTTCTCCACGTAGGCGATGCTACTGAGATTGGAAAGGTAGCTCGCCAAAGTACCGAAGAGAACCTCGAACCGACTCCGTTAAACATACAGTTGACCAAACTTGCCAACCTGATCGGAAAGATCGGTTTTACGGTTGCCGGACTCGCTTTCCTTATTTTCTTTGTCAAAGATGTACTGCTCTACTTCGACTTCGGAGCATTGAACGGGTGGCACGAATGGTTGCCGGTTTTTGAACGGACTCTCAAATATTTCATGATGGCTGTCACCTTGATAGTAGTGGCCGTCCCCGAAGGATTACCAATGAGTGTCACGCTCAGTCTGGCGTTGAATATGCGCCGTATGCTTGCTACCAATAACCTGGTACGCAAGATGCACGCTTGCGAAACAATGGGGGCCATCACCGTGATATGTACGGACAAGACGGGTACACTGACGCAAAACCTGATGCAAGTGCACGAGCCCAACTTCTATGGTTTAAAGAACGGCAGCGAATTATCCGACGACGATATCAGCAAACTTATCACCGAAGGTATCAGCGCCAATTCTACTGCTTTTCTTGAAGAGACCGACACCGGTGAAAAGCCGAAAGGTGTGGGAAATCCCACCGAAGTAGCGCTATTGCTATGGCTCAATAGTCAAGGAAGAAATTATCTGAAACTCCGCGAAAACGCACAGATCCTCGATCAGCTGACTTTCTCCACAGAACGGAAGTTTATGGCAACGCTTGTAGAGTCGGCCTTGCTGGGAAAGAAAATTCTCTATATAAAAGGTGCTCCGGAGATAGTGCTCGGGAAGTGCAGAAAAGTCATGTTGGACGGACAGCAGGTAGACGCTACCGAATATCGTTCGACAGTTGAAGCACAACTGCTGAACTACCAGAACATGGCCATGCGCACATTGGGATTCGCTTTCAAGATTGTAGAAGAGAATGAACCGGACGACTGCACGGCATTGGTATCGGCCAACGACCTAAACTTCTTAGGTATCGTAGCCATCTCCGACCCGATTCGTCCGGATGTGCCGGCCGCAGTTGCCAAATGTCAGTCGGCAGGTATAGGAATCAAGATTGTGACTGGTGATACTCCGGGAACCGCTACGGAAATCGCACGTCAGATCGGTCTTTGGAATCCGGAAACGGATACGGAGCGGAATCGCATCACCGGAGTTGCTTTCTCCGAGTTGAGTGATGAGGAAGCATTGGACCGTGTGATGGATCTTAAAATCATGTCCCGTGCCCGTCCTACGGATAAACAACGTCTGGTGCAATTGCTCCAACAGAAAGGGGCGGTAGTAGCCGTGACCGGCGACGGAACCAATGACGCTCCGGCTTTGAATCATGCCCAAGTAGGCCTGTCAATGGGAACTGGTACTTCCGTTGCCAAAGAGGCCAGCGACATTACCCTTCTCGATGATTCGTTCAACAGTATCGGAACCGCCGTGATGTGGGGACGTTCACTGTATAAGAACATCCAGCGTTTCATCGTATTCCAGTTGACTATCAATTTTGTCGCGCTATTGATTGTCCTGCTCGGTTCGGTGATAGGCACGGAACTGCCGTTGACCGTAACACAGATGTTATGGGTAAATCTGATCATGGACACTTTTGCCGCTCTAGCTTTGGCTTCTATTCCGCCAAGTGAAACCGTTATGCTTGAAAAGCCCCGTCGCAGCACTGACTTTATTATCAGTAAAGCGATGCGGTCTAATATAATAGGTGTAGGTTCTGTCTTCCTTATCATACTGCTCGGAATGATCTACTATTTCGACCACAGCACACAAGGTATGGATATACACAATCTTACCGTTTTCTTTACCTTCTTTGTCATGCTGCAGTTCTGGAACCTGTTCAATGCCCGTGTATTCGGTACTACCGATTCGGCATTCAAAGGCCTTTCCAAATCGTATGGGATGGAGTTAATTGTATTGGCCATCCTGGTCGGACAGTTCCTGATCGTACAGTTCGGTGGAGCAGTATTCCGTACAGAACCGCTTGACTGGCAGACGTGGCTTCTTATTATAGGCGTTTCGTCCATGGTGTTATGGGTTGGAGAACTTATTCGCCTTGTTCAACGTATGATTCACAAAAAAGAAAGAAATGAAAAATAA
- a CDS encoding HAD family hydrolase, whose product MKNKGIKNLLIDLGGVLINLDRQRCMENFKKLGFTDVEERLNIQQLNGIFMQQEKGLITSAEFRNGMREMIGKAVSDKQIDEAWNSFLIDIPTYKLDLLLKLREKYVVYLLSNTNEIHWKWACENAFPYRTFKAEDYFEKAYLSYEMHLVKPEPEIFKAVIEDAGIEPQETFFIDDSEINCKAARELGISTYTPKAGEDWSHLFKNK is encoded by the coding sequence ATGAAAAATAAAGGGATCAAAAACCTTCTTATTGATTTGGGCGGTGTACTTATCAATCTCGACCGCCAACGATGTATGGAGAACTTTAAGAAATTAGGGTTCACGGATGTAGAAGAACGTTTGAATATCCAACAGTTGAACGGTATCTTCATGCAACAGGAAAAAGGCTTGATTACTTCCGCAGAGTTCAGGAACGGGATGCGGGAAATGATCGGTAAAGCAGTCAGCGACAAACAAATCGACGAGGCTTGGAACAGTTTCCTGATAGACATCCCCACATACAAGCTTGACTTACTTTTGAAATTGCGTGAAAAATATGTAGTCTATCTGCTTAGCAATACGAATGAGATTCATTGGAAATGGGCTTGCGAGAATGCGTTCCCATACCGTACGTTCAAAGCAGAGGACTATTTTGAAAAGGCATACCTCTCATATGAGATGCATCTGGTAAAGCCGGAGCCCGAAATTTTTAAAGCAGTCATCGAAGATGCAGGCATCGAACCGCAGGAAACATTTTTCATTGACGATTCTGAGATAAATTGCAAAGCAGCCCGAGAACTCGGTATCTCGACTTATACCCCCAAAGCCGGAGAAGACTGGAGCCACCTTTTTAAGAACAAGTAA
- the ribF gene encoding riboflavin biosynthesis protein RibF yields MQIIRDISTLRPEPSVATIGFFDGVHTGHRYLIRQVKEIAAAKGLRSALVTFPVHPRKVMNADYRPELLTTPEEKIRLLDDIGVDYCLMLNFTPEISRLTAREFMAQVLKERYQVKCLVIGYDHRFGHNRSEGFEDYVRYGKEIGIEVIRAHAYTNNIKIGEHQNTPISSSLIRKLLHEGEVEQAALCLGYEYFLDGTVVGGYQVGRKIGFPTANLSVDDPDKLVPADGVYAVWVTFDGQTYMGMLNIGVRPTIDNGPNRTIEVNILHFHSNIYDKFIRLTFVKRTRPELKFAGIDELIVQLHKDAEETETILLGKQAERSKLRPN; encoded by the coding sequence ATGCAGATTATACGTGACATATCGACTCTTCGCCCGGAACCTTCCGTAGCTACCATCGGCTTCTTCGATGGAGTGCATACGGGACATCGCTATCTGATCCGACAAGTGAAAGAGATAGCGGCCGCCAAAGGTTTACGTTCTGCATTAGTGACTTTTCCGGTACATCCCCGCAAGGTGATGAACGCCGATTATCGTCCTGAGTTACTGACTACTCCGGAAGAGAAAATAAGACTGCTGGATGACATCGGAGTAGATTATTGTCTCATGCTTAACTTTACTCCTGAGATTTCCCGGCTGACAGCCCGCGAGTTCATGGCTCAAGTGCTGAAAGAACGCTATCAGGTAAAATGCTTAGTCATCGGTTACGATCACCGCTTCGGTCACAACCGCAGTGAAGGTTTCGAGGATTACGTACGTTACGGTAAGGAAATAGGCATAGAAGTGATTCGTGCTCACGCCTATACCAATAATATAAAGATAGGAGAACATCAGAATACCCCGATTAGCTCCTCCCTGATCCGCAAACTTCTACATGAAGGAGAGGTGGAACAGGCCGCTCTTTGCCTGGGATACGAATACTTTTTGGACGGAACAGTAGTAGGCGGTTATCAAGTAGGCCGGAAAATAGGTTTTCCTACCGCCAATTTAAGTGTAGACGATCCGGATAAACTGGTTCCCGCAGACGGAGTTTATGCCGTATGGGTCACATTCGACGGACAAACCTATATGGGAATGCTGAACATCGGTGTCCGCCCGACTATCGACAACGGTCCTAACCGTACAATCGAGGTGAATATCCTTCACTTCCATTCTAACATATATGACAAGTTTATCCGGCTTACGTTTGTCAAACGGACACGCCCCGAACTGAAATTCGCCGGCATTGACGAGCTGATAGTGCAATTGCATAAAGACGCCGAAGAGACGGAAACAATCCTTCTTGGCAAACAAGCAGAGCGGTCAAAATTACGACCGAACTAA
- a CDS encoding CPBP family intramembrane glutamic endopeptidase — protein sequence MKTAIKLILIDLVIAQIAAPILVMIPYTIYLLITTGNLDKGILTQAIMIPAQLAGQVMMGIYLWKAGYISTQKATWSPVSAGYLSCSALAILTAGFAVSALMGLLDWIPNIMKQSFDILQSGWGGILAISIIGPVLEELLFRGAITKALLQQYSPAKAILISAFLFGAFHINPAQILPAFLIGILLAWIFYKTGSLIPCILMHILNNSLSVYLSIKFPEAENMDDLINGNLYIYVLAGVCLIFIATILYMQRMTSNK from the coding sequence ATGAAGACGGCTATCAAATTAATATTAATAGACCTTGTCATCGCGCAGATCGCTGCCCCTATTCTGGTAATGATTCCCTATACCATCTATTTATTGATCACCACCGGGAATCTGGATAAAGGTATACTGACACAAGCGATTATGATTCCGGCACAATTGGCGGGACAAGTGATGATGGGTATTTATTTATGGAAAGCCGGTTATATCAGTACGCAAAAAGCTACATGGTCTCCCGTATCAGCGGGCTATCTGTCATGCAGCGCATTGGCCATTCTCACGGCCGGATTTGCAGTATCCGCATTGATGGGGCTGCTGGATTGGATTCCTAATATCATGAAACAGTCTTTCGATATTCTCCAATCCGGATGGGGAGGTATTCTCGCCATATCCATCATAGGTCCTGTGCTCGAAGAGTTATTGTTTCGCGGGGCAATCACCAAAGCATTGTTACAGCAATACAGTCCGGCAAAAGCAATTCTCATTTCAGCATTCCTATTCGGTGCCTTTCATATCAATCCAGCCCAGATACTTCCGGCATTCTTAATCGGCATCCTGCTGGCATGGATATTCTACAAAACCGGCAGCTTAATTCCCTGCATACTCATGCATATACTGAATAATTCGTTGTCGGTATATCTCAGTATCAAGTTTCCGGAAGCTGAGAATATGGACGACCTGATAAACGGCAATTTATATATTTACGTTCTTGCAGGAGTCTGTCTCATATTCATAGCAACCATCCTGTATATGCAGCGCATGACCTCTAATAAGTAG
- a CDS encoding ChaN family lipoprotein, translating into MNKLFSKKVCVLLLLCLVGVTAFAQKGYKKAYTLFDANGKEIGYDELVAALAQPDVVFIGEIHNCCITHWLEYELARSLYAIHKDKLMMGAEMLEADNQLILDEYMNRQISYDRFESEARLWDNYSTDYAPFVFFAKENRIPFIATNVPRRYANVVKDRGLQYLDSLSDEAKRYLPPLPVSFTYKEEEQGAFALMHMMGKSKGNAEYLAQAQAIKDATMGWFIARNMKSKFLHFNGNYHSDFQGGIIPYLLQYRPGTTVKTVCSVRQESIGQLDEENKGRADFYICVPEDMTSTY; encoded by the coding sequence ATGAATAAACTATTTTCTAAAAAAGTATGTGTGTTGTTACTCCTATGTTTGGTAGGAGTGACAGCCTTTGCCCAAAAAGGCTATAAGAAAGCGTATACCTTGTTTGATGCGAACGGCAAGGAGATTGGATATGACGAACTGGTTGCTGCGTTGGCGCAACCGGACGTCGTGTTTATCGGTGAGATTCATAATTGCTGCATTACTCATTGGTTGGAGTACGAGCTTGCCCGTTCTTTGTATGCCATTCATAAGGATAAACTGATGATGGGGGCGGAAATGCTGGAGGCCGACAATCAACTGATTCTGGATGAATATATGAATCGGCAGATCTCTTATGACCGTTTTGAATCGGAAGCGCGTTTGTGGGACAATTATAGTACGGATTATGCTCCGTTTGTGTTCTTTGCTAAGGAGAACCGTATCCCGTTCATTGCGACCAATGTTCCCCGTCGCTATGCAAACGTGGTGAAAGACAGGGGATTGCAGTATCTGGACTCATTGTCCGATGAGGCTAAACGCTATTTGCCGCCTCTCCCGGTATCGTTCACATATAAAGAAGAGGAACAGGGAGCTTTCGCATTGATGCACATGATGGGGAAAAGCAAGGGAAATGCGGAATATCTGGCACAGGCACAGGCCATCAAAGACGCTACGATGGGATGGTTTATTGCCCGTAATATGAAAAGCAAGTTCCTTCATTTCAATGGAAACTACCATTCGGACTTTCAAGGCGGAATCATTCCGTATCTGCTTCAATATCGTCCGGGAACAACGGTAAAGACCGTTTGTTCGGTGCGCCAGGAGAGTATCGGACAATTGGATGAAGAGAATAAAGGAAGAGCGGATTTCTATATTTGTGTTCCGGAAGATATGACCTCTACTTATTAG
- a CDS encoding M16 family metallopeptidase — translation MLQQIKTKAILVLAFLLGGISVDMLAQQSVSEKKIGLPPNTVEGVLPNGLHYLILPNGTPAHTTEFRLVMRLGSAQETDKQKGAAHFLEHMSFAGSKHFPGRSMVDYLESLGMKFGRDINAVTGYDRTIFMLTVPMDKTDSAVSDKVLLILKDWLDGLSFEEERTKKERGVILEELRGYDIGDDFYSLKIGQNRFTDRMPLGSSEDIRSIDRKTLIEFYQQWYSPQMATVVVVGDVDPVSIEKKIKEMFASIPRKKVKGYRVYPLTYEKGIALHEIGDDLKRSSELELMIPHPCVVGNTVGTIYRKELGSLLVRAITNRLQARQIRSNVSDAWFLSDKNHFVFTFSGTDKSGLLQQVSDLSNELECILKNGFTPEELDDAIKELSRTLKVDCSAQLSGKWCDDFVDYVISGDRYIQSEEEMHQLLEKVRSTDSATLQKLLQEWLSYKEQALLVAYRNNTGKQNSIQKEDILRAWEKGIRSPLKEFVYVPKEVKEETVTTPVCLTKSHVFDASDIVSEKKYPEMNLTEVFLKNGLRFLLRPTDDENQSLFVTAFGRGGVGDLSDEDYPLYEGTGGYMEMGGIACVPYDTLSSYMQQEEISMNLAISNFWHDIMGMAPADKAQELFNLMYEKIYRPELCYKDFDEIRQDEIERLGKETVLEQMMKRASDRALTNRLDSLMGNMVSRPALTKKDLESLNLDKIAAYYRSLYANPSQTVFVVTGKFDTDSIKKLLTATFARMEKVETGLSFSDKPFKLPGKTYVEAFPNENDTQTIFDYVFCGNYQPSLRNSLTLKLMRDILQNRVLSILRERENIVYSPYASLFYNGLPQQVFYFDLSASVDWGNTKKVEGLIKEIIHELRTHKVSEEELDAMKKSFLLTKQKVLSNEASAEWRTNLVNLLKNGETIDDFEQYEKCLSSISTTDIRKAFKELVNPDKFVLLYIGKHQKYNE, via the coding sequence ATGCTACAACAAATTAAAACAAAAGCTATTCTAGTCTTAGCATTTCTTTTAGGAGGAATATCTGTAGATATGCTTGCGCAACAATCCGTTTCAGAGAAGAAGATCGGTTTACCTCCCAACACCGTTGAAGGTGTATTACCGAATGGTTTGCACTATCTGATTCTCCCGAACGGGACACCGGCTCATACGACGGAGTTTCGTTTGGTGATGCGGCTCGGCTCGGCACAGGAGACGGATAAGCAAAAGGGAGCCGCCCATTTTTTGGAACATATGTCTTTTGCCGGTAGCAAACACTTTCCCGGACGCAGTATGGTGGACTACTTGGAAAGTCTAGGAATGAAGTTTGGACGGGATATCAATGCTGTGACCGGCTATGACCGTACTATCTTCATGCTGACAGTGCCGATGGATAAGACTGATTCTGCTGTAAGTGATAAAGTTCTGTTGATACTGAAAGATTGGTTGGACGGACTCTCCTTTGAGGAAGAACGGACGAAGAAAGAACGTGGAGTGATTTTGGAAGAGTTGCGCGGCTATGACATAGGAGATGACTTTTATAGCTTGAAGATCGGTCAAAACCGTTTTACCGACCGTATGCCGTTAGGTAGTTCGGAGGATATCCGTAGCATTGACCGTAAAACACTGATTGAGTTTTATCAGCAATGGTACTCTCCACAAATGGCCACTGTTGTGGTGGTAGGCGATGTAGATCCGGTTTCCATAGAGAAGAAGATCAAAGAAATGTTCGCTTCCATTCCCCGTAAGAAGGTGAAAGGGTATCGTGTTTATCCTCTTACTTATGAAAAAGGAATAGCTCTTCATGAGATAGGAGATGATCTCAAACGCAGTTCTGAACTGGAATTGATGATCCCTCATCCTTGCGTAGTGGGAAATACAGTTGGAACTATCTACCGTAAAGAGCTTGGTTCTTTGTTGGTACGGGCTATTACTAACCGTTTGCAAGCTCGGCAGATTCGTAGTAATGTATCCGATGCCTGGTTCCTTTCCGATAAGAATCATTTTGTGTTTACTTTTTCCGGAACGGATAAATCCGGTCTTTTGCAGCAAGTATCCGATTTGTCTAACGAGCTGGAATGTATCTTGAAGAACGGCTTTACACCGGAAGAGCTGGATGATGCTATCAAAGAGCTTTCCAGAACATTGAAGGTGGACTGTTCCGCACAGTTGTCCGGCAAGTGGTGTGATGATTTTGTAGATTACGTTATATCCGGCGACCGCTACATACAGTCGGAGGAGGAGATGCACCAATTGCTTGAAAAGGTACGGTCGACTGACAGTGCAACTTTGCAGAAATTATTGCAGGAATGGCTTTCTTACAAAGAGCAGGCTTTGCTGGTTGCCTATCGCAATAATACGGGTAAGCAGAACTCTATTCAGAAAGAAGACATACTACGTGCATGGGAAAAAGGAATCCGGAGTCCGTTAAAAGAATTTGTCTACGTACCCAAAGAGGTGAAGGAAGAGACGGTAACGACACCTGTATGTCTGACCAAAAGCCACGTGTTTGATGCTTCTGATATTGTCAGTGAGAAGAAATATCCGGAGATGAATTTGACGGAAGTCTTTTTGAAGAACGGGCTGCGCTTTCTGCTCCGTCCTACGGATGATGAGAATCAGTCTCTCTTTGTGACCGCTTTCGGTAGGGGAGGCGTTGGAGATTTGTCGGATGAGGATTATCCGCTTTACGAAGGAACGGGTGGCTATATGGAAATGGGAGGAATAGCATGTGTGCCTTATGATACCCTGTCTTCTTATATGCAACAAGAAGAAATATCCATGAACCTTGCCATCAGTAACTTCTGGCATGATATAATGGGAATGGCACCTGCCGACAAAGCACAAGAACTGTTTAACCTGATGTATGAGAAGATTTATCGTCCGGAACTTTGTTATAAAGATTTCGATGAAATCCGGCAGGACGAGATAGAACGTTTGGGAAAGGAAACGGTACTTGAGCAGATGATGAAACGTGCTTCGGACCGTGCCTTGACGAATCGTCTGGATTCGCTGATGGGGAATATGGTTTCCCGCCCGGCGTTGACAAAGAAAGATTTAGAGTCGCTTAATCTGGATAAGATTGCTGCCTATTACCGTTCCTTATATGCCAATCCCTCGCAAACGGTGTTCGTCGTGACCGGTAAGTTTGATACGGACAGCATTAAGAAGTTGCTGACCGCTACTTTTGCCCGTATGGAAAAAGTAGAGACGGGATTGTCCTTTTCTGACAAACCATTCAAGTTGCCCGGAAAAACGTATGTCGAAGCATTCCCGAATGAAAATGATACGCAGACTATATTCGATTATGTATTTTGTGGCAATTACCAACCCTCTTTGAGGAATAGTCTTACACTGAAGCTGATGCGTGATATTTTGCAGAACCGTGTGTTGAGTATATTGCGCGAACGGGAAAATATCGTTTATTCTCCGTATGCTTCTTTGTTTTATAATGGACTGCCGCAGCAGGTGTTTTATTTTGATTTGTCTGCTTCCGTTGATTGGGGCAATACGAAGAAAGTGGAAGGATTGATAAAGGAAATCATTCATGAACTCCGTACTCATAAAGTGTCGGAAGAGGAACTGGATGCAATGAAAAAATCGTTCTTGCTGACAAAACAAAAGGTCCTTTCAAACGAGGCGTCTGCGGAATGGCGTACCAATCTGGTGAATTTGTTGAAGAACGGAGAGACGATAGATGACTTTGAACAGTACGAAAAATGCCTGTCTTCTATTTCCACCACGGATATTCGGAAAGCATTCAAGGAATTGGTGAACCCTGACAAGTTTGTATTATTATATATCGGAAAACATCAGAAATACAATGAATAA
- a CDS encoding DUF4929 family protein: MRYNYYYLCLHVLFLLGLVTSCSNDIDYTYKGSNYIQISTADDPAIAENDDRPVTVDVLLATAVETDATIHFELSGNEDGVLNMENDGNVLIKAGEKKASFKVASNHKGLIKAQRSMTLKVKGYTDPRMQAWRDLKLIVKPSVESPTLTEEQLELIKGYKEKYGLDLNQFIGVLKCNVEIRYPEGDIGTFYDEETRSFEGKSVITLSDNATAERPILKMIDNPMGLTSFLWEILQKETIEEESWAANEWNQCMLTAIGFDRDKEEFEVTLDNLELLLEERSISFLGTVLDNYDEPIISVPFKYSFTAWNRWKQKADNGEKVAVPDGDGDGGNPIYTEYNVSDLIEMGTTLEPRIYLVTSTVDEDIFENEPSDFIESKGSFNGDTFTFQFPWDHYNSGGYTQIYVTYTLNK, translated from the coding sequence ATGAGATATAACTATTATTATCTGTGTTTACACGTCCTTTTCTTGTTGGGATTAGTGACAAGTTGTAGTAACGATATTGATTATACTTACAAAGGAAGTAATTATATACAGATTAGTACGGCGGATGACCCTGCCATAGCGGAAAATGATGATCGTCCTGTTACCGTAGATGTGCTTTTGGCTACTGCTGTAGAAACAGACGCTACAATTCATTTTGAATTGTCGGGCAATGAGGATGGAGTTTTGAATATGGAGAACGATGGGAATGTGCTGATTAAGGCTGGCGAAAAAAAAGCGAGCTTTAAGGTAGCTTCCAATCATAAAGGATTAATAAAAGCTCAACGGTCAATGACTTTGAAGGTAAAGGGTTATACTGATCCTCGTATGCAAGCCTGGAGAGATTTAAAACTGATTGTGAAGCCAAGTGTGGAATCACCTACTTTGACTGAAGAGCAACTTGAACTTATTAAAGGGTATAAAGAAAAATATGGTTTAGACTTGAATCAGTTTATTGGAGTGCTGAAATGTAATGTGGAAATACGTTATCCGGAAGGCGATATTGGAACATTCTATGATGAAGAAACCCGTTCTTTTGAAGGTAAGAGTGTGATTACGTTAAGTGATAATGCTACTGCTGAACGACCGATATTGAAGATGATTGATAATCCGATGGGGCTGACCTCATTCTTATGGGAGATATTACAAAAAGAAACGATAGAGGAGGAAAGTTGGGCTGCTAATGAATGGAATCAATGTATGTTGACTGCTATTGGGTTTGATCGTGATAAAGAAGAGTTTGAGGTGACACTTGATAATTTGGAATTATTATTGGAAGAACGCTCTATTTCATTTTTGGGAACAGTGTTGGATAATTATGATGAACCAATAATTTCAGTTCCTTTTAAGTATTCTTTTACAGCATGGAACCGTTGGAAACAAAAAGCTGATAATGGTGAGAAAGTAGCTGTTCCGGATGGAGATGGGGATGGTGGAAACCCAATATATACAGAGTACAATGTATCTGATTTAATTGAAATGGGTACTACATTAGAACCTCGTATTTACTTGGTTACATCAACTGTTGATGAGGATATCTTTGAAAATGAACCTTCCGACTTTATTGAATCGAAGGGCTCTTTTAACGGGGATACATTTACTTTCCAATTCCCATGGGATCATTATAATTCAGGTGGTTATACCCAAATTTATGTAACTTATACCTTAAATAAATAA